A section of the Pseudomonas tritici genome encodes:
- a CDS encoding FAD-binding and (Fe-S)-binding domain-containing protein, whose amino-acid sequence MSLPAAFLSDVAQLIPKDRRFDDPLSTLAFGTDASFYRLIPQLVIRVESEDEVVALLQFAQRDRVAVTFRAAGTSLSGQAISDSVLIVLGDNWNGREVRGQGTQIRLQPGVIGAQANAWLAPFGRKIGPDPASINACKIGGIVANNASGMCCGTAQNTYHTLAGIRLVLADGSRLDTEDAASVAAFREQHGTLLERLAALGHETRANAELAAKIRHKYRLKNTTGLSLNALVDFDEPLDILSHLLVGSEGTLGFISAVTYDTVVDHPNKASALIVFPDVETCCNAVTALKTQPVSAVELLDRRSMRSVQDKPGMPAFVQHLSENACALLIESRAASPSLLHEQLALIMASLADFPVEKQVDFTEDPVENARLWAIRKDTFPAVGAVRKTGTTVIIEDVTFPVEQLAIGVNRLIELFDKHHYDEAILFGHALEGNLHFVFTQGFNSAEEITRYQAFMDDVAQLVAVEFGGSLKAEHGTGRNMAPFVELEWGSDAYQLMWQLKRLLDPNGILNPDVVLSEDPQIHLKHLKPLPAADELVDKCIECGFCEPVCPSKGLTLSPRQRIVIWRDIQAKKRAGVDTTELEAAYHYQGIDTCAATGLCAQRCPVGINTGDLVKKLRSHDADRTKTAEWLATHFATALQGARFTLHVANGARMLLGAPRLTKLSASVTKLSKGQIPQWTNAMPQPEKAIRFSPAVTDERPRVVYLAACVSRAMGPAAGDKEQMSLYDKTRSLLEKAGYQVVFPDNQDNLCCGQPFASKGYVEQAEHKRQELIGALLHASRGGLDPIYCDTSPCTLRLVQDLAETRLDLYDPVRFIRTHLMDRLDFTPQAAPIAVHVTCSTQHLGESQALIDLARRCSNTVVIPEGIHCCGFAGDKGFTTPELNAHSLRTLKDAVQYCSEGISTSRTCEIGLSQHGGIDYHGLVYLVDRVTQARAH is encoded by the coding sequence ATGAGCCTGCCTGCTGCTTTTCTGAGCGACGTCGCACAACTGATCCCGAAAGATCGGCGTTTCGACGATCCACTTTCCACCCTTGCTTTCGGCACCGACGCGAGTTTTTACCGACTGATCCCACAGCTGGTGATCCGCGTGGAGTCGGAAGACGAGGTGGTGGCGCTGTTGCAATTCGCCCAACGCGACCGTGTGGCCGTCACCTTCCGCGCAGCCGGCACCAGCCTTTCGGGCCAAGCCATCAGCGACTCAGTGCTGATCGTGCTGGGGGACAATTGGAACGGCCGCGAAGTTCGTGGGCAGGGCACGCAAATTCGCCTGCAACCTGGCGTGATCGGCGCCCAGGCCAATGCGTGGCTGGCGCCTTTTGGGCGCAAGATCGGGCCGGATCCGGCGTCAATCAATGCCTGCAAGATCGGCGGCATCGTCGCCAACAACGCCAGCGGTATGTGCTGCGGCACGGCGCAGAACACCTATCACACCCTGGCAGGCATCCGCTTGGTACTGGCTGACGGCAGCCGACTAGACACCGAAGACGCGGCCAGCGTGGCGGCGTTTCGCGAACAACACGGCACGCTGCTGGAGCGCCTGGCGGCATTGGGTCACGAGACGCGGGCAAACGCTGAATTGGCGGCAAAAATCCGCCACAAATACCGTCTGAAAAATACCACCGGGCTGTCACTTAATGCCCTGGTTGATTTCGATGAGCCGTTGGATATCCTCAGCCATCTGCTCGTGGGCTCCGAGGGTACGCTTGGATTTATCAGTGCGGTCACCTATGACACGGTGGTTGATCATCCGAACAAAGCCTCGGCATTGATTGTGTTTCCGGATGTCGAGACCTGCTGCAACGCGGTGACCGCCCTCAAGACCCAACCGGTCTCGGCCGTCGAGCTGTTGGATCGACGCAGCATGCGCTCGGTACAAGACAAGCCGGGCATGCCCGCCTTCGTACAACATCTATCGGAAAATGCCTGCGCACTGTTGATCGAATCTCGCGCAGCGTCGCCGTCTTTGTTGCATGAGCAATTGGCGCTGATCATGGCCTCACTGGCCGATTTCCCTGTGGAGAAACAGGTCGATTTCACCGAAGACCCGGTAGAAAATGCGCGCCTGTGGGCCATTCGCAAAGACACCTTTCCCGCTGTCGGCGCCGTACGCAAAACCGGCACCACGGTGATCATCGAAGACGTCACCTTTCCGGTCGAGCAACTGGCAATCGGCGTCAACCGCTTGATCGAACTGTTCGACAAACATCACTACGACGAAGCGATACTTTTCGGACACGCACTGGAAGGCAATCTGCACTTCGTGTTCACTCAAGGCTTCAACAGCGCGGAAGAAATCACACGCTACCAAGCGTTCATGGACGACGTGGCGCAACTGGTAGCGGTGGAGTTTGGTGGTTCGTTGAAAGCTGAACACGGTACCGGCCGCAACATGGCGCCGTTCGTTGAGTTGGAGTGGGGCAGCGACGCCTATCAATTGATGTGGCAACTCAAGCGGCTACTCGACCCCAACGGCATCCTCAATCCGGACGTGGTGCTCAGCGAAGACCCGCAAATCCACCTCAAACACCTCAAGCCGCTACCCGCCGCCGACGAGCTTGTGGATAAGTGCATCGAATGCGGCTTCTGCGAGCCGGTGTGCCCGTCGAAAGGCCTGACCTTGAGTCCACGCCAACGCATCGTGATCTGGCGCGATATCCAGGCGAAGAAACGAGCTGGCGTTGACACCACCGAGCTGGAAGCCGCCTACCACTATCAAGGCATCGACACGTGCGCCGCCACCGGCCTTTGCGCTCAACGGTGCCCCGTGGGAATCAATACCGGCGACTTGGTGAAAAAACTGCGCAGCCATGACGCCGACCGTACGAAAACGGCCGAATGGCTCGCCACTCATTTCGCCACTGCACTACAAGGCGCGCGCTTTACCCTGCATGTGGCCAATGGCGCGCGCATGCTGCTGGGCGCACCTCGCCTGACGAAGCTGTCGGCCAGCGTGACCAAGCTGTCCAAGGGACAGATTCCGCAGTGGACAAACGCCATGCCGCAGCCGGAGAAAGCCATCCGCTTCAGCCCGGCGGTCACTGACGAGCGGCCACGGGTGGTCTACTTGGCCGCCTGCGTCTCACGCGCCATGGGCCCGGCGGCGGGAGATAAAGAACAGATGTCGTTGTACGACAAAACCCGCAGCCTCTTGGAAAAGGCCGGTTACCAAGTCGTCTTCCCCGACAATCAGGACAACCTGTGCTGCGGCCAGCCCTTTGCCTCCAAAGGCTACGTTGAACAGGCCGAACACAAGCGCCAGGAATTGATCGGCGCCCTGCTCCACGCCAGCCGCGGCGGGCTCGACCCGATTTACTGCGACACCAGTCCGTGCACCTTGCGCCTGGTGCAGGATCTGGCTGAAACACGGCTGGATCTTTACGATCCTGTGCGTTTTATCCGCACTCACTTGATGGATCGCCTCGATTTCACACCACAGGCAGCCCCCATCGCCGTGCACGTCACCTGCAGCACCCAGCATCTGGGCGAGAGCCAGGCGCTGATCGACCTGGCCCGGCGTTGCTCCAACACCGTGGTCATCCCGGAAGGCATTCATTGCTGCGGGTTTGCTGGCGATAAGGGTTTCACCACGCCGGAACTCAACGCCCACTCACTGCGCACCCTCAAGGACGCGGTGCAATATTGCAGCGAAGGCATTTCCACCAGCCGCACCTGCGAGATCGGCCTAAGCCAGCATGGCGGCATTGATTATCACGGGCTGGTCTACCTGGTGGACCGTGTTACACAGGCCCGCGCCCACTGA
- a CDS encoding DUF2388 domain-containing protein yields MDSWKTLAVALLASVSTQAVSGDGANPIAAAIFLTISAPTILIGATTSLTTEPPKIFKSAKTDALAFIGSDGEIRGAQFEQASRYYRSISPPPLMSDPQLARAIATSL; encoded by the coding sequence ATGGACTCATGGAAGACTCTGGCAGTCGCCCTGCTGGCATCGGTCAGCACACAGGCCGTGTCAGGTGATGGCGCCAACCCTATCGCTGCCGCGATATTTCTCACAATCTCCGCGCCAACCATTTTAATTGGGGCGACTACATCTCTCACGACCGAGCCGCCAAAGATTTTCAAATCAGCCAAGACTGACGCCTTGGCGTTCATTGGTTCAGACGGCGAGATTCGCGGCGCCCAGTTTGAGCAAGCCTCAAGGTACTACCGCTCGATCAGCCCACCGCCTCTGATGTCAGACCCGCAACTGGCCAGGGCGATCGCAACTTCCCTCTGA
- a CDS encoding DUF4224 domain-containing protein, whose protein sequence is MFLTKDEVVDLTGYERPAIQARWLRTNSIAFIHGGDGHPKVPKQSLLEKIYSGTSLDQTIETPPSGLNDIKETWDKVSESVMADILGTTRRALQGKRARGVLPEGVWSKVDGSILYSIKRFDEFLDAHWPPVADTSNLNATNLRRKRNARTTNTKPIMLLI, encoded by the coding sequence ATGTTCCTAACCAAAGACGAAGTGGTTGACCTAACTGGTTACGAGCGGCCAGCAATTCAAGCGCGTTGGCTTAGAACTAATTCCATAGCGTTCATTCATGGTGGTGACGGCCACCCCAAAGTGCCAAAGCAATCGCTGCTAGAAAAAATCTATAGCGGGACCTCACTGGATCAAACTATAGAAACACCGCCCAGTGGCCTAAACGATATAAAAGAAACCTGGGACAAGGTGTCTGAGTCCGTGATGGCCGACATCCTGGGTACAACCAGGCGTGCCTTACAAGGGAAACGAGCCAGAGGTGTATTGCCGGAAGGCGTATGGTCAAAAGTCGACGGATCAATCCTGTATAGCATAAAAAGATTTGACGAGTTTTTAGATGCTCATTGGCCACCTGTTGCGGACACGTCAAACCTGAACGCGACCAACCTAAGACGCAAGCGGAACGCAAGGACGACCAATACAAAACCCATCATGCTGCTCATCTGA
- a CDS encoding DUF4224 domain-containing protein codes for MFLSKEEVAALTGYQKPSAQIRWLQEQQFGFVVGGDGIPKVLSQVVISRLGGQTTQKKSPELRLK; via the coding sequence ATGTTTTTGAGCAAAGAGGAAGTGGCAGCACTCACTGGCTATCAAAAGCCGAGCGCTCAAATCAGATGGTTACAGGAGCAACAGTTCGGATTTGTCGTGGGAGGTGACGGCATCCCAAAAGTACTAAGCCAAGTCGTAATCAGTCGCCTGGGTGGCCAGACGACTCAGAAAAAAAGCCCTGAGCTCCGACTAAAATAA
- a CDS encoding excisionase has protein sequence MTKLTLAEWAAENYKTPPSPNTLRKWAREGRITPKPIKHGRNYYVDANSQYLEPEKLARRIPGSTLIERVEAARRVRGL, from the coding sequence ATGACCAAATTGACTCTCGCAGAATGGGCTGCGGAAAACTATAAAACCCCGCCCAGTCCCAATACCCTACGCAAATGGGCCCGCGAAGGCCGCATCACACCTAAACCTATCAAGCACGGGCGTAATTACTACGTGGATGCGAACTCTCAGTACCTGGAACCTGAGAAGCTCGCGAGAAGAATTCCTGGCAGCACTCTCATCGAAAGAGTCGAAGCAGCTCGACGAGTTCGCGGATTATGA
- a CDS encoding glycoside hydrolase family 19 protein, whose translation MPITEQQLLQILPNAGRQAGVFVPVLNAAMSRYGIVTRLRITAFIAQVGHESGQLRYVREIWGPTAQQAGYEGRADLGNTEPGDGSKYRGRGLIQITGRANCAACGEALGLDLISNPELLELPQHAAMSAAWFWSTRGLNTLADQGRFVKITRRINGGLTGQAGRQALYEKALNVLP comes from the coding sequence ATGCCGATCACCGAGCAGCAGTTGCTGCAAATCCTTCCGAACGCCGGCCGCCAAGCCGGCGTTTTTGTTCCTGTACTGAATGCGGCGATGTCCAGGTATGGAATCGTCACCAGGCTGCGCATTACTGCATTTATCGCCCAGGTGGGTCACGAGTCAGGTCAATTGCGGTACGTGCGGGAGATCTGGGGGCCGACCGCGCAACAGGCCGGTTACGAGGGCCGTGCCGATCTGGGCAATACCGAGCCTGGCGATGGTTCTAAATACCGTGGCCGGGGCCTTATCCAGATCACCGGCCGAGCGAATTGCGCGGCGTGCGGCGAAGCGCTGGGCTTGGACCTCATCAGCAACCCTGAATTGCTGGAACTGCCACAGCACGCTGCGATGTCGGCGGCCTGGTTCTGGTCCACCCGTGGGTTGAACACCCTGGCAGATCAGGGGCGGTTCGTGAAGATCACCCGGCGAATCAATGGTGGACTCACCGGACAGGCCGGTCGCCAGGCGCTGTACGAAAAGGCACTGAACGTCCTACCGTGA
- a CDS encoding YmfQ family protein yields the protein MAVIRTAEEYRLQLKGLLPPGPAWDPELVPEVALVLSGVALEFSRVDARAVALLNEMDPAGVSELVPDWEAIMGLPDTCLGPNPAFEDRRLAVRRRLVEVGGQSRGYFIEIAVSQGYPNASITEHRAPRMGRSRFGSAHFGTWNAQFMWTLNTGGRQRQGRRFGVSYWGERFGTNPGNALECLIRRPAPAHTVVYINYD from the coding sequence ATGGCTGTGATCAGAACTGCGGAAGAGTATCGACTGCAGCTTAAAGGGCTGCTCCCGCCCGGACCTGCCTGGGATCCTGAACTTGTGCCAGAAGTGGCGCTGGTGCTGTCGGGTGTGGCTCTGGAGTTCTCCCGCGTGGATGCGCGGGCTGTGGCGCTACTGAACGAAATGGACCCGGCAGGGGTTAGTGAGCTGGTTCCCGACTGGGAGGCGATCATGGGCCTGCCGGACACCTGCCTCGGCCCGAACCCAGCGTTTGAAGATCGCCGCCTGGCGGTTCGCCGCCGGCTGGTGGAGGTGGGCGGCCAGAGCCGCGGCTATTTCATAGAGATCGCGGTAAGCCAGGGATATCCCAACGCATCGATCACTGAGCACAGAGCGCCCCGTATGGGGCGTTCTCGTTTTGGCTCAGCTCATTTCGGCACTTGGAACGCCCAGTTCATGTGGACGCTTAACACTGGCGGCAGGCAGAGGCAGGGCCGCCGCTTCGGTGTCAGCTATTGGGGCGAGCGTTTCGGCACCAACCCGGGGAATGCACTGGAGTGCCTAATCCGGCGGCCAGCGCCGGCACACACCGTTGTGTATATCAATTACGACTGA